Below is a window of Undibacterium sp. YM2 DNA.
GGCGATGTTCTCATCCAGTTCTTCCAGTTTCGAGTCTCCTGCCGGCAATTTGCCACGTTCACTTTGCAGGGATGTCAGCTTCGCCTGATTCTCTTGCAAGACCCTGCTGATTCCTTCCCTGGTGTGCGGCTTGTCAGTAATGCTCTCGAGCGGATTGCTCGTCGTGAAAGAAAACACAAAGAACATCAAAAAGATCAAAAACAAAAACAGGGCCAAAGGCGATACATAGCGTGTGCGCTGGCCATCTATATAGTCGCGGGTCAGTTTACCAGGTGACCAGATCAGTTTTGGAATAGTCCGCCAAGCCTTGGTCTCAAAGTGAAACAGACCATGCAAAAGCTCTTCTACCAGGTGCAACAGGGATTTGTGTATATGACCAGACTGACCACAGGCGTGGCAATAGGCCCCTTGCAGGGGAGTATTGCAGTTGGCGCATGCATGATGATGCTCTGCTGCGCCAGTCACATGTGAGGCGCTCTTTTCTGCTTCATTGACCAGCACTGCTGCTGTTGCCACATCCGTTGCAATTTCCACATCCACGTTCATATGCTTGCTCTCTGATTTTTTTGATTATGCACGATGTTGAACTTCCCTCAGTCCGGCAAGATAGCACAATCAGGTGTGGATTTGATAATATGCAACACTCATTTTTTAGATAAACAGGAACAAGATGCGCTTGCCTCAATTACTGTTGTGTTTGAGTTTGTCGGTTTCCAGTGCAGGTGCATGGGCGCAACGTGCTGCATCTGGTGAAGACTGTTTTTTCATTGGCGGCCAGGCAGATGCACGTACTTGTCTGGAACAACGGGTCAGGGACAGTGACACGCTGCTGCAGCGAACAGAAGCAGATACCTCCTCCATGGTGTTGCGCTGGGACGATACGCCAACAAACCGTGGCCGGGTGCAGCGCTATATGTTATCCGCAGGCAAGCAGTATTTGCTCTATCGCAAAGAACAATGTGAGCTGCAAGCTGCGCTCGCCGCTGGTGGCACAGGCGGTTCGCACCGGCGCTACCTGTGCATACTGGAATTGAATGAACAGCGCATCCTTCATCTGCAAGGAGTCCAGACCTCATTGCAGCGCTGAGACACCGATAATGACTTGCCTGATACCATGTAAGTCGTGCCAAGAGTGAACTCAGGTCACAGCCAGCCTGACTTCCTGAAGCGGTAATACAGATAGGCACAGGCCGAGAACATGATGCCCAGGGCCATGGGATAGCCGAAATGCCATTCCAGTTCTGGCATGGCCTTGAAGTTCATGCCCCAGATACCGGCAAAGGCGGTGGGGACTGCAAAAATCGCCGCACCTGCGGCCAGACGTTTGTTGACCTCACTCTCATCAATCGCAACCATGGATAAATTGACCTGTATCGCTGTGCTGATGGTGTCGCGTATGGTTTCTATCGAGGTATTGATGCGGTATAAATGATCATAGACATCGCGGAAATATTCCTGGGTATTCACACACAAGGCTGGCACGCGGCCACCAAACAGTTTGCCGCAGGCTTCCATCAAAGGTGTGACTGCATGTTTGACCACCATGATCTTGCGCTTGAGCTGGTACAGACGCTGGATGTTGGCACGTTCACTGCCTTTGGTGAAAATCTGTTCTTCGATGAGTTCCAGTTCTTCTTCCAGGGCTTCCACGACGGGGAAGTAGCGATCGACCACGGCATCAATCAGCGCATAAAACACAAAAGATGAGCCATGCCTGAGCAAATGCGGTTCTCGTTCGCAGCGTTGCCGCACACCTAGAAAATTTTGCTGGCAACGGTTGCGCACCGAGAGCACATAATTGTCACCGACAAAGAGGTTGAGTTCGCCCGTATGCAACTCGCCTTCCAGCATTTCTACCGTGTGGATGACGGCAAACAGCGAGTCGCCATATTCTTCTATCTTTGGCCTTTGATAACCGTGACGCGCATCTTCTACCGCCAGCTCATGCAGTTCAAACTCAACCTGCATTTCCTGTAATTCTTCATCCGAGGCATCGCGCAGGGCCACCCAGACAAACTGGTCCTTATGTTGTACATAGTCGCTGATTTCTGCGACGGGTATGTCTGACAGTTTGCGACCTTCCTGATAAGTAACGCAGTTGATTAACATGTTTCAGTTTCCATCTTTTTGTTGGGTGAAATAGGCTCAGTCTGAGCCAATATGTGTGCTGTGTAAACTCGGGCGTGGCAGGATTCAGTCAGTATCGTAAGAGGTGGCGTCAGTGGCGCGCCACCAGCGCTTGTCTGTCCTGAAGTTGAAACGGCGGCGGAATTGCAAGGGACTCATTTGCGTTTCTCTTTTGAACAGGCGGCAAAATGAGCTGTTGTCGCGGTAGCCGCATTGCTCAACGATGGCGCTGACATCCAGCATGCTAATTTCAAGTAATTGCTTGGCTCTTTGTATGCGCAGTTTTTGCAGATACGAGAGCGGCGACATTCCCAGTACTTCGTTGAAGTAGCGGTTGATTGTGCGTGGGCTGACGGCAGCGGCATGGGCCACTTCCTGCAAGTTGTAGCTGCGGCTCAGGTCTGCTTCCAGCCACACACGGGCCTTGAAGACGATGCCATCGCGCGCTTTGGTGGAGAGCACAGGGTTCATGTCGGCACTGATCTTGTAGCGCTCCTCGCGGTAATAGGTGGCGTCGATGGCGCTATTGGCCAACGCGTCACCGTACTGCAGGCGCATGACTTCATAAATCAGGCGGTAATTGCTGGCCGGTGCGCCCGTTGTGAACAGATTGCCGTCAATCACCACCTCATGACGCAAATTCAGCAAGACATTCGGATAATTGTCGCTCAGCCATCCGCTCATCATCCAGCTCATGCTTGCCTGCTTGTGTTCCAG
It encodes the following:
- a CDS encoding lysozyme inhibitor LprI family protein, translated to MRLPQLLLCLSLSVSSAGAWAQRAASGEDCFFIGGQADARTCLEQRVRDSDTLLQRTEADTSSMVLRWDDTPTNRGRVQRYMLSAGKQYLLYRKEQCELQAALAAGGTGGSHRRYLCILELNEQRILHLQGVQTSLQR
- the corA gene encoding magnesium/cobalt transporter CorA produces the protein MLINCVTYQEGRKLSDIPVAEISDYVQHKDQFVWVALRDASDEELQEMQVEFELHELAVEDARHGYQRPKIEEYGDSLFAVIHTVEMLEGELHTGELNLFVGDNYVLSVRNRCQQNFLGVRQRCEREPHLLRHGSSFVFYALIDAVVDRYFPVVEALEEELELIEEQIFTKGSERANIQRLYQLKRKIMVVKHAVTPLMEACGKLFGGRVPALCVNTQEYFRDVYDHLYRINTSIETIRDTISTAIQVNLSMVAIDESEVNKRLAAGAAIFAVPTAFAGIWGMNFKAMPELEWHFGYPMALGIMFSACAYLYYRFRKSGWL
- a CDS encoding GlxA family transcriptional regulator, with the protein product MLPLRFDLLFLEGCMPGAMLTSIDAITAGNTLWSLRNPEKLSQAGRRALPFRWRIIDVHGKALHLPWLTNTMDPGFDGTDEYLPARQTVLVVPGLQISTIYELDQRVKTGVAEKALLQSRHQSGAVIAASYNATGFLAEAGLLEHKQASMSWMMSGWLSDNYPNVLLNLRHEVVIDGNLFTTGAPASNYRLIYEVMRLQYGDALANSAIDATYYREERYKISADMNPVLSTKARDGIVFKARVWLEADLSRSYNLQEVAHAAAVSPRTINRYFNEVLGMSPLSYLQKLRIQRAKQLLEISMLDVSAIVEQCGYRDNSSFCRLFKRETQMSPLQFRRRFNFRTDKRWWRATDATSYDTD